Genomic DNA from Macadamia integrifolia cultivar HAES 741 chromosome 6, SCU_Mint_v3, whole genome shotgun sequence:
CAACAAGGGTCCTGAACATGTAGTAGTTTCAGAAGGGTGAACCGTAGCTGGACCATGGATTACAGGTCCGACCGCGAACACAAGCTTGATTCTTTGTAGAATTGTGAACACTGACCTTgcaagcaataatgtaacagaCTCAAAGCTTCTTTCCCAAAGAGAATTCTCTTTGAGGTACTTCACTTCTTGTTTATGCCAAAAGAGCTTTTGTTGAAGATCAataatcttcttctctttggtcAATTTCTTCAACCCATGCTCCAGATCCGAAACCTCATCCATTTCTTTATGGAGGGTCATAGTTAGAGTCACGTACCGATCCATCTTCTTCAAATTGGATTCCATCTCCTTCCAGTTCAATACCCAACCATTCGGGTCAAGACCCGTGTTAGCAAAATCTTCGAATGAGAGATCGAAACATTGGAGACCCGAATCTTCGTTGCAGCGTTTGCTGAGACTAGACACAGACTTGGCTAGAACCCTCACGTTCTCAAGCATCTCTGCACAGGCAAGGGCTAACAGGAAAGCATCTTCGTTGGATACTATTCTTCGTACTCCTTCAAGAGATATAGATTCATGGCGAAGTCGAACGATGTTGTTGTCGGAGAGGGATTGCCATAGATGGATGAGCTTCGACATAAGTCCGGCGATCTCGAAGGCTAATACGCCGAGGTTAGAGTTCTTGGAAGTCTTATTGGATGAGATCGCCTTCTTTACCTTGATTAGCCATGTCTCTAGAGCCATGGACTCGAAGAAGTAGATGGAATGGGATGATGGGTTTGGTGTAAGAGTGAGAAGGTATATATGGAGAAGACACAGGAGAAATAATTGGAGAGTAGAGTTGCAGAGATGAGGATAAAAGAGGAGTTTGACGATGCAGGTGTAAGCTCGTGGGATGTTGATGAAAGCTTTACAAATAGTCTAACACActagacagagagagagagagagagagagtggacctttttctcattttctctttaatttttggTGAACTTTTATCACAATCTCTATAAGCCGAAAGTGTGTGGATTTGTAATGGTACGTTGGTTTGTTTGTGTACACATAAATTGGCATTAGGATCAGTAGGAAGCACGTGTGTTCCTCGACAAAAAGTACTGTAATTGAACCAATGGACGTGTGATCCCTCTCCCTGACTCCCTCTCACCAATACCTTGGGGCCCTTTGGGAAGCAACTTTGGACCTTCCGGCCCAATCCTTTTATCCCCTTagtttttcaaagaaaaatgagaaataatGATGGATGGAGTTTGCCTTAGCCGACAGTGAAGAGAATCTCTTAAGCCATCATATATAATATTTAGATTAGATTAGAAAAAGGTAGTTTCGAATCTTTCGACTATGGATGTAAATAGATAGTcaatatttgaatttgaatccgTATTTATATATGTTCAAAGGGTATTTAGATCTAAATccgaattatctaaaaaataattatccgatccaattagataatcaattaatgattttgagggttcttaaaGTTAGACTAGTTATAAAGAATGacgaaaaaaatcaagaaaaattagaaagatGAATTAAGaacaaattatattcattaggAGGAAGAAGACCTGTATTACATAAGTCAGAGAGTAAATAGATAGTCAAAAATATCCAACATTAGATCCACATTTATATCTATTTAGGTATatccaaatccagaaaaaaaatatccaaatcTAATCACATCCAATCCAAAATTTAATCTATATCTAATCCGTTTACATCCTGTGTTTCAATCATGCACATACCATTAATGAGggagaataaaataataaaagtcaATATACAAGAATCCAATGATAGGGTCAAACCTCTCATCCATCTTGAAAACGCATGTCTAACGACAAGTACTTCAAAATTGGAATAGAAGGGCCAATTGCATCACACTTGATCATTAATTCTCTTGGATGCTGATGACCTATTGGTCATGTTCTAGGGTCTTTGTTGGACTTTGCAATGGGCAAACACATATTTTAAGCTCTAGACTGGTCTGACCAATGGTAAATTTTTTGTGAATTAAGGTGGTTGGACCAAAACATTTGGTCCTAATTCCCTAGCATGCTGTTTGGTTATATAGCCTACCAATCATGATCACCACAGGTGTTGTCACTTCTTACTGAGTCACAGCACAAAgtagtgaagtgaagtgaatgATGCATTTTGACTctagcgagagagagagagggagagagagagagagagagagagagagagagagagagatggagagatgtTTGGGGAGAAGATAAATGCATTGTATTGGGAGTTTATGGAAACCCACTAAGTTAGTGGGCAAGAATATATCATGTGTTGGGTTGAGATCAGACCTCATCAAGGTTTTAAGGGTTGGCAATAAATAAAAGCTTTCTTTCAGTCTTTATACCCTTATAGCTTATCCTTGTCTACCATTTCAAGGGCAGTATTACGAGATCCTCGTTCACTTGTCGGAAGAATATCTCTTGATATGAGTTACTATAAAACAATTAATTCACTGTTTCATCTCCCCAAACACCTCCCTTTCTCCCCCCTTCATCTTTCTTTGTTCAATCATTTTCCCACAATTGTTTATATTTCAGTATTCCTTTTCATTATCCCCTCAAGATCTAAAcagatggaagaaaaaaaaaatgaaggaatttAGAATTCCCAAGTCCATGGTGAGATGAGAACAATCTTTCTTTAATAGTAATGAAGGAAAAGATTATAAAACtgcgtttgataatgtttctgtttcaaaaacaATGTTTCGTGTTTTAAAAATGATATTTCGTGCTTTAGAAACGATGTTTCATGTTTCAaaatgacgtttcgtgtcaaaactgaaatttcaatttctgtattaaaatgctttttttttttaacgaaattGAAATGATAgaactaccttttgtcattCCGTCAATTCtcttttctatctttttatttttttaagttaacaaaaaaaaaaaaaaaaccataaatgcaccaaacactttattccatttttttcttaaacattatcaaacacaacctaagtTCTTTTTTTCACATCTTTGTGTGTTTATAAATTTTTGTTCGATAATCCTAATAATCTCTACCAAAGGCAATCTATAATCTAAACtataaaatacaaaacatcAACCCTCAAAAAGGGATATCTTGAGTGTCGCATCTCTCtctttataaaatataaattaatacTTTATTTTCTCAGCACTGAGAGGTTAACTTCTTGATATAAGATATGATAGTATTGGTACTTGAAAAACTTTcacttcaaattttaaattttgccAATAGCCCAATATGCTACTAAGATGCATTGAACCTTAAAACTCTTGGTTACCATTAATGTTGGTATCACTAACAGTATAACGTTGCTGTTCACTGAAGTCTATCTTATCCATTAGCTCTGCCTTTGAAGTAGTAATCAACTAGCTAGGGCCATTTTCCTATTGTCTTGACCGTCATATGGATGGTAATTTGAGAAGTGGCACAAATGCAAGGGACAAACGAGTGTGATTGAGACTGATCAGTTTGACTGAATCCATTAATCGTTAGCTAACGGTTCATGTTTGCTTTCTGAATAACTCCAAGATGATGTATACATTCATAAGAATTAATGAACTGACCATGAACGTATATGTGGTGTGTGTAAAACCTAATGCTAGTAGACCATGTGTCATGGGTGTGGGCCACCGTGTCCATGATGCCCAAGCTGGAACTCCGTAAGGATCTTTCAAATCCTAgctggaagaaaaaaagaaaaagaaaaaagaaagggctGTCTTGGGTGGTTTCTAAAGCCATGGCCCTAGTTCACGCTTTTTTGTCTTGGTATGAGAATTTGACCCCATTAATCCGCTTACGAGATGAAATAACCTAGATCATAGCAATCACATTAAGGggtcatttgattttgtttctgttgtttctataTCTGAAAACAATAGGAAatagaaacagtttttttttttttttttttgtgctaaaaaatgatttttaaaattgtaaaatggtatttgatttttctatttctcaaATATTTTCAACAGTATAATTGGGTCCAAGacacgagtgaaggcacgatGCTATAGATATCCAATTCacaagtgaaggcatgacgttggagttgcaggtatgTTTCGTGGAGATAaacttcagaaggatgaaggcaatccaaAACTATGAGCTTCGCACAACTAGGTTGGAATCGTCACATTTGGATagtgagaagtttcaacaatgaaTTGTGGTTGGGGTTGGTTAAGTGAAGTATTAGATTTTTTACAATTATGTCccttccacttgtttctagaaacaaaaaaacaagttTGACTTGCTTTTCAATTCCTATTTCTAAACaaagaaataggcataaatttctatttatgtttcaaaaaacaagtgaaatgaaacagaaaaatcaaacgatttttgaggtgtttttccgtttctgaacacaggaaaacaaaaaaacacatttcaggaaacaaaatcaaacatgcCCTAAGTCTCTCTCAAAATCGTCGTGGAATCAGTTTCCCATATGATTGATATGGAATTGTAACACACCACTATTTTTTCGAATCGACATCTACGGAGCCCACTTTAAATCAAGTGCCCTTTCTAATTAGCTTCATGTTGTTCCAGTCTACCACTTGTATAAATACTGAGAGACCTCAACTCCATAAATCGATTTACAAGATGAAAAATCCAAGACCATATTAACCCACATCAAATCTCTTTTTGAACCTGACGTGGGATGGATAATAACAATTGCATTCAAAGGGCCGTTAAAAACCCATAGAGCTTGAGGGGTCAGGAATAAATGTATGAAGTTTGAAGTTTGTAGAGTTTTGTAATATTTTAAGTGTAAGTGTGAAtgtaagaagaaagatgagtaatgaaagaagaagaagaagaaggcctaCGCATGAAAACCGACAATATAAATATTACAATCCGTTGCTTCTCAACCATCTaaaatgctcttttttttttttttcttttctcttttttcccaaAGGAAAGAGTTTGTTCCACTTTAAGTGAACATTGGTCCCCAAAGAGACACTTTAGAAGTCCTTGAGGCTTGAGGACGATAGTTTCTTCCCCTAGTACATGTAATGCCGGACTATCCACAGATCCTCTTCACGTGAAGACACCATCATCGAGCTAACGTGAAAAACCGTGATGGTCCACTCACACGCGTGTAACCCCGCATGCCACACTTGTAGTTGCATTTAACCCCTCCATGCCACACGCCCACACCCTACGCTACACAAGCCTGAATATGATCCATCATTTCATATCAGCCCTGCGTTACCAAGAGTCACACTTCTCCTCCCCACCCTGTCACGGTTTTGTTGTAGGACCTTAGTCCCTCCTTAATAAGGACGctaattggtttgattttagtttaaATGGTTTAATTAGACTTGATTCATTATTTGTGTGCCATTTTTTTCGTACCTTTTGACAAAAGTGTGTgcctttttataattttatttattttcaaaatgtgGATTCCACATAGATTGATACCTTTTTTTTC
This window encodes:
- the LOC122082712 gene encoding protein PSK SIMULATOR 1-like, yielding MALETWLIKVKKAISSNKTSKNSNLGVLAFEIAGLMSKLIHLWQSLSDNNIVRLRHESISLEGVRRIVSNEDAFLLALACAEMLENVRVLAKSVSSLSKRCNEDSGLQCFDLSFEDFANTGLDPNGWVLNWKEMESNLKKMDRYVTLTMTLHKEMDEVSDLEHGLKKLTKEKKIIDLQQKLFWHKQEVKYLKENSLWERSFESVTLLLARSVFTILQRIKLVFAVGPVIHGPATVHPSETTTCSGPLLESNSKLLKPPPSTLGDAGLALHYGNLIIVIEKMIRSPHLVGIDAREDLYAMLPSSIRVSLRARLRGVGFSAGDPVLAGEWRDALSKILGWLSPLAHNMIIWQSERSFEKQKLIPKASVVLLFQTLYFANQVKTEAAITELLVGLNYIWRFEREMNAKAFLECYNLKNLQSSG